One genomic window of Myxocyprinus asiaticus isolate MX2 ecotype Aquarium Trade chromosome 5, UBuf_Myxa_2, whole genome shotgun sequence includes the following:
- the LOC127441089 gene encoding 4-trimethylaminobutyraldehyde dehydrogenase B, with translation MHLLNSVLTPGLRATLNCIGTRSASSGTLQIKDPLSFWCGARVNLKDVKSKSEPVYEPATGRVLCQLQACGATEVDAAVRSASAAFTVWSKLAGMERARVMLEAARLIQKRRDEIAELEVANNGKSITEACLDVDSARLCIEYFAGQATTLSGQHVQLPGGSFAYTRREPLGVCVGIGAWNYPFQIAAWKSAPAIAWGNSMVFKPSLVTPVTAVLLAEIYSQAGAPEGLFNVVQGGVETGSLLCQHPTVAKISFTGSVPTGKKIMEMASRGVKPVTLELGGKSPLIIFEDSDLENAVRGALMANFLSQGQVCSNGTRVFVQSSILSQFLKEVVKRTKAIQIGDPLLDETRMGALASKPHLDKVLGYVNQAKNEGARVLCGGEPFTPADPKLKDGYYMTPCVLDNCTDDMTCVREEIFGPVMSVLSFDTEEEVLRRANDSILGLAAGVFTKDVKRAHRVIENLQAGSCFINNYNITPVEVPFGGYKASGIGRENGQVTIEFYSQLKTVVVEMGDVDSLF, from the exons ATGCACCTGCTGAACTCTGTCCTTACACCGGGTCTCCGGGCGACCCTGAACTGTATTGGAACCAGGAGTGCATCTTCAGGAACCCTTCAAATCAAAGATCCTCTCAGCTTCTGGTGTGGTGCCCGAGTCAACCTCAAAGATGTGAAAAGTAAATCCGAGCCAGTATATGAGCCTGCAACAG GTCGTGTCCTGTGCCAGCTGCAAGCTTGCGGGGCAACAGAGGTTGATGCAGCTGTTAGGAGCGCCAGTGCAGCTTTCACAGTGTGGAGTAAACTGGCAGGCATGGAAAGAGCCCGAGTCATGCTAGAGGCAGCTAGACTGATTCAG AAAAGAAGAGATGAGATTGCTGAGTTGGAGGTGGCTAATAATGGGAAGTCCATCACAGAGGCTTGCCTAGATGTGGACTCAGCCAGACTGTGCATTGAGTATTTTGCTGGACAAGCCACAACCCTTTCAG GTCAGCACGTTCAGTTACCCGGAGGTTCATTTGCCTATACACGTCGAGAGCCGCTTGGTGTATGTGTGGGAATAGGAGCCTGGAACTACCCATTCCAGATTGCAGCCTGGAAATCTGCCCCTGCAATTGCATGGG GCAACTCCATGGTGTTCAAGCCGTCACTGGTGACCCCAGTGACTGCAGTACTTCTGGCTGAGATTTATTCGCAGGCTGGGGCTCCAGAGGGCCTGTTCAATGTGGTGCAGGGTGGAGTAGAGACAGGATCTTTGCTGTGTCAGCACCCAACTGTGGCAAAAATATCCTTCACAGGAAGTGTACCCACAGGCAAGAAA ATAATGGAAATGGCTTCCAGAGGGGTGAAACCAGTGACACTAGAGCTTGGTGGTAAATCTCCACTGATCATCTTTGAGGACAGTGACCTAGAAAATGCTGTTAGAGGAGCACTTATGGCCAACTTCTTGTCTCAAGGCCAG GTGTGCAGTAATGGAACAAGGGTTTTTGTGCAAAGCTCAATTCTTTCTCAGTTCTTAAAAGAGGTGGTAAAAAGAACTAAAGCCATCCAGATAGGTGACCCTCTGCTTGATGAGACTCGTATGGGAGCCCTGGCCAGCAAACCTCATCTGGACAAGGTGTTAGGATATGTGAACCAAGCTAAAAACGAG GGAGCCAGAGTGCTCTGTGGAGGGGAACCCTTCACCCCTGCAGATCCTAAATTAAAAGATGGATACTACATGACACCATGTGTGCTGG ACAACTGCACAGATGACATGACGTGCGTCAGAGAGGAAATCTTTGGGCCTGTGATGTCAGTGTTGTCCTTTGACACAGAGGAAGAGGTTCTTCGGAGGGCTAATGACAGCATTCTGGGTCTGGCTGCAGGAGTTTTTACTAA AGATGTTAAGAGAGCCCATCGTGTTATAGAAAACCTGCAGGCTGGATCTTGCTTCATCAACAACTATAATATCACCCCTGTGGAGGTGCCATTTGGAGGGTACAAGGCCTCAG GTATAGGAAGAGAAAATGGTCAGGTGACCATTGAATTTTACTCTCAGTTGAAGACTGTGGTTGTGGAGATGGGTGATGTGGATAGTCTTTTTTGA